One window of the Methanomassiliicoccaceae archaeon DOK genome contains the following:
- a CDS encoding HindVP family restriction endonuclease translates to MTDEWPELYGIRRSNLHPKDMWSRDTFPKAFSIALANHLGSNGVPLNYVVLDNRLSPRVDKMPLEDLYRCRKEDTPDAVFDFDVVNEAYTRMADGVPRSDLVVRNPRNTSVSCLMIRNSVIPDAVTHDFEDHLMGPEITGRTPLLKACALSVATSLWWQRRRALPMLEHGIPEDIDWSDWSTASQQIDAIIANFNLVETELSYAQNPFLLQTVWKSEKDGPFMADDAMDAFVLSDFAFSRLFLDRKKERSSASSDSGKKGRGIIRFYLMVTALLRDGHPDLDAIVDGTGYGVSTDKEFIANGRMTNRLMACDRLTRPAVSAMEVTMLGSYGFERMIMPDRRLDMSVYYAVRTLRG, encoded by the coding sequence ATGACGGATGAATGGCCGGAACTCTACGGGATACGCAGAAGCAACCTGCATCCGAAGGACATGTGGTCCCGCGACACATTCCCCAAGGCGTTCTCCATTGCCCTCGCCAATCATCTCGGATCCAATGGGGTGCCGCTGAACTATGTGGTTCTGGACAACAGGCTGTCCCCCAGGGTCGACAAGATGCCTCTCGAGGATCTGTACCGTTGCAGAAAGGAAGACACACCAGATGCCGTGTTCGACTTCGATGTCGTTAACGAGGCGTACACCCGCATGGCCGACGGAGTGCCCAGATCCGACCTCGTCGTCAGGAACCCCCGGAACACCTCCGTATCGTGTCTGATGATCCGCAACTCGGTCATCCCCGATGCGGTAACCCACGACTTCGAGGACCATCTCATGGGGCCGGAGATCACAGGGAGGACGCCGCTGCTGAAGGCGTGCGCCCTGTCCGTGGCCACCAGCCTGTGGTGGCAGAGGCGCAGGGCGCTGCCAATGCTGGAGCACGGCATCCCAGAGGATATCGACTGGAGCGATTGGAGCACGGCATCGCAGCAGATCGACGCCATCATCGCCAACTTCAACCTGGTCGAGACGGAGCTGTCCTACGCCCAGAACCCGTTCCTGCTTCAGACCGTGTGGAAGTCGGAGAAGGACGGCCCTTTCATGGCGGACGATGCGATGGACGCGTTCGTTCTCTCCGACTTCGCCTTCTCCAGGCTGTTTCTGGATAGGAAGAAGGAGCGTTCGTCCGCCTCCTCGGACTCTGGCAAGAAGGGAAGGGGAATAATCAGGTTCTACCTCATGGTAACCGCGCTCCTGCGGGACGGGCATCCCGACCTCGATGCCATAGTGGATGGGACTGGATACGGCGTGTCCACGGACAAGGAGTTCATCGCCAACGGGAGGATGACGAACCGTCTGATGGCCTGTGACAGGCTCACGAGGCCGGCAGTGAGCGCGATGGAGGTCACCATGCTGGGATCCTACGGATTCGAGAGGATGATCATGCCCGACAGACGCTTGGACATGTCCGTGTACTACGCGGTGAGGACGTTAAGGGGATGA
- a CDS encoding PEGA domain-containing protein: protein MNNKSTAMAAIVVALMMTVCLVGIMPDESEATSTWDGSESDQTWYEEDKSTFTISTASQLAGLSAIVNNGNDLEGKTVSLSDSINLNGYAWTPIGTEKNPFKGTFNGAGYTVSNLSINDPNMECAGLFGYILTPASIQNVTLDVVSITAKSLVGGLIGCAQTGSVSGCKVAGDIDIEGNYKVGGLIGGGYASISSCSVVGTDGSKVSGHNLEKDFEGDCVGGLIGFLGEEDITISECSVEKITVDGTRKVGGLAGSAYPNNDFTNCTVKNSVVRSNGTAEYIADNPESSAIGGLVGLFTDWDNGGGSLKGSIVSGITLESDSPGVQMGYITGGQRGAGVVVEPENVDISDNRLEGTNSGANMLTIIRDGTAFSSVEDAIEGQTGVVELFIPGGEYGMFLPASLSTAVTIQPVSGEDVKVKIVPASACRNGTNHTCKIDSTSCNGTNSAYPDSYSAPDRVQGFNAQYQIFAGSADVTIKNIDFEFIPSEFALCLNSEWQQGKFSADGVLNAELQFNNSGDVTLDNCTFEKVIVSPFSSRGDTSVTACSFTNVYNAYAIKDIYSENAEIVGCHFTDCGGAIYFEGDVPKGNYTISDNIFTNIDTTGTAEENKDGTRGLIQFSSNGDYSNATITVEGNESTGGAAVFRQHNKTITSSVLDTDQITANNDFDGQMFVQDTGVTDPNTIYLDTETGDDSNAGTSESPVKTLEKALELVNSGGIIMVSGELGSITGINKPLSIIGNGEDRIACGSIDMPDVNGTVRFENLVFNNNCIADYSKSDKSGLSLVFEGCAFSSSHHVLYITSSIHSLTVKDCILNAPESTNTSYLIWTYSVDELTVTGTTFNGNGMVRGAIHPGDGSSTGTTVVVVNNIFNGYERGLNIAFVNENVNNTVKIADNTFSDIKDNPKDTKYDSNHVATVYIHSVQKAGTTAIDYTNNTITGGSGRVFFSNSPTIPAQAMVVAETFQGNTLDGNAIENLSDVCYDPWVAVVGDTGYATLDEAITAAANSEDKTVTLLEDVYIDSQLNLSTNGITIDLGGFTITSSGDFSSSNENSSHLLNVTAEDITVMNGTLKVTDKNKHVVNAFGADLTLKDVVLDASQGREEFHAPLVINGSTVTLGGEVTFIGGTYYSVNMDTTVSGVSNASLITEVGTKLAFNGISLGILNEMSSVWGEIATITFGEGTGYTYDDPQFQLLKSSDQATVDDEESSDPIDRVENPLYNVTISVIPSGATITFDGVLIQNGDTVEVEGGSYSITIELEGYVTISKTINVTGDATLEYTMQEVSSEPGPGGDYGPVIVPPVDDDDDYVPLPPVIVDESGSYDDDSVKIVACAAAAVVAALIAAFLIITHRRE, encoded by the coding sequence ATGAACAATAAATCGACGGCGATGGCTGCAATAGTTGTCGCCCTGATGATGACAGTATGTCTGGTCGGTATAATGCCAGATGAATCCGAAGCGACTTCGACTTGGGACGGATCGGAAAGCGATCAGACATGGTACGAAGAGGATAAGTCGACATTCACAATATCCACAGCAAGCCAGCTTGCAGGTCTGTCCGCCATCGTCAATAACGGTAACGATCTAGAAGGAAAGACAGTATCCCTGTCCGATTCTATCAATCTGAACGGGTATGCATGGACTCCTATAGGTACCGAAAAGAATCCGTTCAAGGGGACCTTCAACGGGGCCGGATACACCGTCAGCAATTTGAGTATAAACGATCCGAACATGGAATGTGCAGGTCTTTTCGGATACATCCTCACGCCCGCTTCGATTCAGAACGTTACGTTGGATGTTGTTTCGATAACTGCCAAGTCACTGGTTGGAGGACTGATAGGATGTGCTCAGACAGGATCAGTATCCGGTTGCAAAGTAGCTGGGGACATAGACATCGAAGGAAATTACAAGGTCGGCGGCCTTATCGGAGGAGGGTATGCAAGCATCTCCAGCTGCAGTGTCGTCGGAACCGATGGAAGCAAAGTCTCCGGACATAATCTCGAAAAGGATTTCGAAGGCGACTGTGTCGGCGGACTCATCGGTTTCTTGGGCGAGGAGGACATCACAATCTCCGAGTGCTCTGTAGAGAAGATTACAGTCGACGGAACCCGCAAGGTCGGCGGACTGGCGGGGTCGGCATACCCCAATAATGATTTCACCAATTGCACAGTGAAGAACTCTGTTGTCAGAAGCAACGGTACTGCCGAATACATAGCCGACAATCCCGAGTCCTCTGCTATCGGCGGACTTGTCGGCCTGTTCACAGACTGGGATAACGGAGGCGGTTCTCTCAAAGGAAGTATTGTATCAGGAATCACATTGGAGAGTGACAGCCCCGGTGTGCAGATGGGATACATAACCGGCGGTCAGCGTGGAGCCGGCGTCGTTGTTGAGCCAGAAAATGTCGATATCAGCGACAACAGGCTCGAGGGCACAAATTCCGGAGCCAACATGCTCACCATCATCAGAGATGGAACGGCATTCTCCTCGGTCGAGGATGCCATCGAAGGTCAGACAGGAGTGGTGGAGCTGTTCATACCGGGTGGCGAGTACGGAATGTTTCTTCCCGCCAGTCTCTCCACCGCTGTAACCATCCAGCCCGTATCAGGAGAGGATGTGAAGGTAAAAATCGTTCCTGCTTCAGCTTGCAGGAATGGGACTAACCATACATGCAAGATTGACAGCACCTCTTGTAATGGAACCAATTCAGCATATCCAGATAGCTATTCCGCTCCTGACAGAGTCCAGGGGTTCAACGCCCAGTACCAGATCTTTGCCGGAAGCGCGGATGTAACCATAAAGAACATCGATTTCGAGTTCATACCCTCAGAGTTCGCTCTCTGTCTCAACAGCGAATGGCAGCAAGGAAAATTCTCTGCCGATGGAGTCCTCAACGCGGAGCTCCAGTTCAACAACTCCGGGGATGTGACACTCGACAACTGCACCTTCGAAAAGGTTATAGTCAGCCCATTCTCCAGTCGTGGTGACACGTCCGTTACCGCGTGTTCCTTCACCAATGTATACAACGCATATGCCATCAAGGACATCTATTCCGAGAACGCCGAAATCGTTGGTTGCCATTTCACGGACTGTGGCGGCGCCATCTATTTCGAGGGTGATGTTCCGAAGGGAAATTACACCATCTCTGACAACATATTCACGAACATAGACACTACAGGTACCGCTGAGGAAAACAAAGACGGAACCCGTGGACTCATCCAGTTCTCATCCAATGGTGATTACAGCAACGCCACGATAACCGTCGAAGGCAATGAGTCCACCGGAGGTGCTGCAGTCTTCCGTCAGCACAATAAAACCATCACAAGTTCTGTGCTGGATACGGATCAGATTACCGCCAACAATGATTTCGACGGACAGATGTTCGTCCAGGACACCGGTGTAACGGATCCCAACACCATCTATCTGGATACTGAAACCGGGGATGATAGTAATGCAGGGACGTCGGAATCTCCAGTCAAGACATTAGAGAAGGCTCTCGAATTGGTCAATTCGGGCGGCATCATCATGGTCTCCGGGGAACTGGGTAGCATAACGGGAATAAACAAGCCCCTGTCGATCATTGGAAACGGAGAAGACAGGATAGCCTGTGGTTCCATTGATATGCCAGATGTGAACGGTACGGTCAGGTTCGAGAACCTGGTCTTCAACAATAATTGCATTGCTGACTACAGCAAGTCGGATAAGTCCGGACTAAGTCTTGTGTTCGAGGGCTGTGCATTCTCGTCCAGTCATCATGTCCTCTACATAACCTCGTCCATCCACAGCCTGACAGTCAAAGATTGCATACTGAATGCACCGGAATCGACTAACACATCTTATCTGATCTGGACATACAGCGTCGATGAGCTCACGGTTACTGGCACCACATTCAACGGGAACGGCATGGTGAGGGGAGCCATCCACCCAGGCGATGGTTCCTCCACGGGAACCACCGTGGTCGTTGTGAACAATATATTCAATGGTTACGAGCGCGGTCTCAATATCGCATTCGTGAACGAGAACGTGAACAACACAGTGAAGATTGCAGACAATACATTCTCGGACATCAAGGACAACCCCAAAGACACCAAATATGATTCCAATCACGTTGCCACGGTGTACATCCACTCGGTTCAGAAGGCCGGAACCACCGCGATCGATTATACAAACAACACCATCACAGGTGGGTCCGGACGTGTGTTCTTCTCGAACAGTCCAACGATCCCCGCCCAGGCCATGGTGGTAGCGGAGACGTTCCAGGGCAACACCCTTGATGGAAATGCGATAGAGAACCTTTCGGATGTCTGCTATGATCCGTGGGTCGCAGTTGTGGGCGATACCGGTTACGCGACGCTCGATGAGGCTATCACTGCAGCCGCCAACTCTGAGGACAAAACGGTCACACTCCTTGAAGACGTGTACATCGACAGCCAGCTCAACCTGAGCACAAACGGCATAACCATCGATCTCGGAGGATTCACCATCACTTCGTCTGGTGACTTCTCATCCAGCAATGAAAACTCCAGCCACCTACTCAACGTCACTGCGGAGGACATCACCGTGATGAACGGGACCCTCAAGGTCACCGACAAGAACAAGCACGTAGTCAACGCCTTTGGTGCAGATCTAACCCTGAAGGACGTGGTCCTCGATGCTTCTCAAGGAAGAGAAGAATTCCATGCCCCGTTGGTGATCAACGGTTCCACGGTCACTCTCGGGGGAGAGGTGACGTTCATCGGCGGCACTTATTACTCCGTCAACATGGACACGACTGTCTCCGGGGTCAGCAACGCCAGTCTGATCACCGAGGTCGGAACGAAGCTGGCATTCAACGGCATATCGCTGGGAATCCTCAACGAGATGTCATCCGTTTGGGGCGAGATCGCCACCATCACCTTCGGGGAGGGCACAGGATACACCTACGACGATCCGCAGTTCCAGCTTCTGAAGTCGTCAGATCAGGCGACTGTAGATGATGAAGAAAGTTCAGACCCTATTGACAGGGTGGAGAACCCTCTGTACAACGTCACCATCTCTGTCATTCCATCTGGTGCGACCATCACCTTCGACGGTGTACTTATCCAGAACGGTGATACGGTCGAGGTCGAGGGTGGATCGTATTCGATAACTATCGAGTTGGAAGGCTACGTCACCATCAGCAAGACGATCAACGTCACAGGTGATGCCACGTTAGAATATACCATGCAGGAGGTTTCATCCGAGCCCGGTCCTGGAGGCGACTACGGCCCTGTGATCGTTCCGCCGGTAGACGACGATGACGACTACGTCCCACTCCCACCGGTTATCGTGGACGAGTCAGGATCATATGATGACGACAGTGTGAAGATTGTGGCGTGTGCTGCCGCGGCAGTCGTTGCAGCACTGATTGCCGCGTTCCTTATCATTACACACAGGAGGGAATGA